TCTAATGCTTGACTTCATTAAACGCGTTGGGGTTACATTCAACTCTGTAAGATTCTATTACCAGGATGAGCCTATATTGCCAACATTCAGTGCTGAATTTCTGGAGATGAAAGATGGAGAAACCATTGATGTATTGGGAAGGAGAAACTTTAGACCTACAGCCGCAACTCTATCCACTCTTATTACTTTGCCTCTGGTTGTCGATGGGGAAAAACCAGTTGTTCTGAAAGTGGAGAAGGATTGTACAGAGGATGGTGCGCTGTACTATTTGATTGGGTGAAACACACCGATGAAAAACCTGTTGTATGATTATGCTGACCGCATCAATGAGTTATACGAGCATGTCAAGTTCATTTGCGTCAGTTGTTGCTGCATTGAGACGAGGGAAACAGACGATGATTTGGGGTTGGAAGATGGAGATGTTATTTACGTGTATATGTGGCAGTACGAATGATTTGTGCTGTGCGATGATGTTAGAAGGGGCATCCTCCTCTTTTGCTTGAATTGCAGTTCCTTCGGGTTCTGAGCTATGAAATTAGGATGTTGTAATTAAGGTTTTATCTCTCTTGGTAGCTTTTGAAAACATAGCTTTAGCTTGCTTGTTAGCCATGACTTGTGCCATATCTGAATGATAATTTTGCAACATAACGAGACATTGGCTCCAGATTTCACTACTATAATTTTGCTTAAGCACATCTTTTCTAGAAATAGAACTTCAAATTCTATTTGAATTTATTCATATTAGCTAATGGATAACTCGAATTAACTCGTCAATCTTACACTTTGGTACGTGATGCTGGGGAGACAATCGTCTATTTCCCTAATATTACTATAAATTCACACTTTTCTAATCTAAATTGCTTCCAAATTCCAATTCCCTCCCGTAGATTGTCgtatcattttaattattttcctttAATGCAAGGGTATAAAACTTAGCATGTATATTTACGTTAAATTAATCATGTTTAAGAAATGAGGAATATTCAATTATGATCCTTCAAAGTACCAACAGAGAAAATTCATGTACATCTTTTTCCAAAGCAATGTCCAGTAATTTCTAGTTTCCAACTCCCTAAGAGACGCTTTTGCACCTAATTAATgggtattttttaattttttttctcttcagaTTGAACAATATGTAAGATTCATTGGCCATAAGAAATCGCTATAGATGAAGCAGTGTTGAAAAATGGATATCAACAAACGTATAACAACGACTCAATTTACTTTAATCTCTCCTTGTGATGAGTCTCgggagaaagaagaaaagtgaaTTCTTTTGAAGGTGTAAGGGAGATACTTGCCAACCAAACATTAGTGCCATGGGATATCAGAACTAGACGTTGACGTTTATGATGCTGCCCTCCAAATGAAGTAATCCAATGGATGGTATCTATGTCGTGTCCCAAGATGCACTTGTTGTAGTAGAAAGCAAATATCATCCCATAACAGTTCTAATTTCCAATGCACACTAGATGTTGATTTCCATTTGTTGTCATTGGTAATGATAAGTCATAATTGACCTGAATATGTGATGGAAGCTTTAAGTAGTAAcagaagaagatgaaaaagaagagaaaagtatTTCAATATCTATTTCATAAAACTAAAAATCTACCTTTTACATAGAAGACTTCACTATTTATAGGAAATTAATATGAATAACTGCAACAGCAACGGGTTAACTGAATTAGTTTTACTAACCACCTAATCATGACTTATAATCCTATTATCATCCTTGGTCTCCCCTTCTACTAAAATAGATAGACATGTAGAGATTTCATTAGTAGAAGCAACATAAAGTTGTTGCCACAAGTGAGTAAAAAAATCAGCTGACAGTGGCTTAGTCAGAATATATGAAATCTAATGTGTAGCCGGAACATAGCGAACATCAACTTCGCCAGCAACCACCTTTTCGCGGACAAAACACAAGTCTAACTCCACATGCTTCATCCAAGCATGTTGCACCGAATTGCTAGAGTGTGCAACGGAAATAGTATTATCACACCAACTAACTGGAGGTTAAGCAACCAGTTGAATTTCTATCTTAGTCAACAATGATTTCAACCAAGCTATTTCACATACAGTATTGGCAACACTTCGAAATTCAGCTTCTGTAGACGATCATGACATAACACTTTGTTTCTTGGAACTCAATACAACTAAATTGTTACCAAGAAACACAAAATACCCAACTGTAGAACGACGATCATCACTACTGCTTCCCCAATCAGAATTTGAGTAAGATGTGATATGTAAGGAAGGACAAGATCGAAATACAAGCCCATGATGCAGGGTACGTTTGAGACAACGAATAATTCGTTTTACCTCCTTCCAATGCTTGTCAAGAGGACATTGCATGTAGTGACTGACCTTATTAACACTATAGACAATATCGGGGCGTGTTAAGCAAATGTGTTGGAGAATACCTACTATTTGTCGATAAAGAGTGATGTCAAGAAATGAATCTTCATCATAAGCCGTTAAAAGTGGTGTAGTAACCATTGGAGTTGGTAATGGTGTGGCATCATTCAATTTGAGTTTATGCAAAAGATCTAGAACATTTTTCTTTTGACTAAGAACTAGACTATCAGATGTTCAATGAACCTCCATGCCTAAAAAATAATTGAGTTTACCCAAATTCTTTAGCGAGAATTGTTCATGCAGAGTTGAGATGATGGAATCAATGTCATCCAAGCTGCCACATGTGACAATGACATCATCAACATAAAGTGCTAAATAAAGTTGACCAGTATACTCCAAATCCTTAATGAATAACGAGGAATCTGCCTTGGAAGCTCGAAACCAGAGAGACCCAACAAGAAACAAAGTCAGCTTCTCAAACCAAGATCGTGGAGCTTACTTGAGCCTATAGATTAACTTGTGTAGTCGACAGACCAGTGGAACACCACGTTCATCACACAGCTCAAGACTCGGAGGTTGATCCATATATACTTCTTCAGCAAGATCTCTCTTCAAGAAGGCGTTATTAATATCAATTTGTCTGAGCTTCCAATTGTTAGTGAAGGCCAAAGACAACAAGACACGCATTGTAGGTTGCTTGATGACCAGGCTAAATGTTTTTTTTAATCAAAACCAGCAACTTGAGGAAACCCTTTTGCCACCAATCGAAATTTGTTACAGGCTACCAACTCATctatatttttctttgttttaaaaATCCACTTACAACCAACAGTAGTTCTATTATCCAGAAGAGAAACCAAACTCCAAGTGCCATTAGAGATAAGTGCACTAAGTTCTTTATGCACAGTTGTATGTCATTCATTGTCATTCATCGCCTCATGAATATCGTGATGTTCATAAGTATCAATTTGAACATGATAGGCTTTAAGATTAAATATACCAGCCTTCGAGCGTGTCATCATTGGATAAACATTGGAAACAAAAATTGTCGATAAAGCAGGCAAACTAGGATTACGTGGAGTGGAATCATATTAAGGTTcaagtttgaaaaaaataaaataaaataaaaaataaagaacacacaaattttacgtggaaaccctttcgggaaaaaactacgggcagaggagaagaaaattcactatgtcgaaaaatttgaatttaatacaagaggaatagactatgtctatttataggcttgtaaagccatattctagtaggattgaaacaccttatcctaatcaatataaaatagatgaagtttaataaggtttaaaaaccttattctaaaataaaataaaagagttctatatggattttacttttattttattttccatcatattttatttaaataagaatttgggtcacttaattctaacaatctccaccttgacacaaattctcaatgaacaagttcttcatcgcgaactttcaataaacaagttctccacctcttccataaaaccccttaaaggtttaacttcaacaatgaacaccaaccaagtctaagcaatgctcaaacttggttataggaagtgacttagtcatcatatctgcaggattttcatgagtactaattttgctcacaacaatatcaccaggagcaataatatcacgaacaaaatgataccgaatatcaatgtgttttgttctctcatgaaacatttgatcttttgtaagaaagatggcactctgactgtcactaAATATTgtgttgatttgaaggtcttcattgagttcactaaagagtcctttcaaccaaatagcttctttacaagcctcagtaatcgctatgtactcagcttcagtggtagacaaagcaatCAGAGATcgtaaagtggctttccaactgattgcacaacctccgattgtaaagacataacctgtgagagatcttcttttatcaaggtctctagaaaaatcagcatcaacataccctatgactccatctctagttcttccaaactgtaagcaaacatcagtagtacctcgtaagtatcttagaatccactgaactactttccagtgttctttaccgggattcgccatatatcgctaagctgaccgatcgcatatgataaatctggacgtgaacaaaccataccatacatgagagatcccactgcactagagtatggaacatgtgacatgtactcaatctcattatctgattgtggagacaaaactgatgaaagtctgaaatgggctgctaaagaagtactaacaggcttagcactctgcatattgaacctgcaaagaactttctcaatgtacccgttctgacttaggtacaatttacttgtttttctatttctgagaatctccattccaagtatcttctttgctgg
The Gossypium arboreum isolate Shixiya-1 chromosome 10, ASM2569848v2, whole genome shotgun sequence genome window above contains:
- the LOC108488754 gene encoding uncharacterized protein LOC108488754, whose translation is MDMKKTVQISLYNQEKEEKRILLKLNSVGYGDEADQYCYSISQSIPLRDLMLDFIKRVGVTFNSVRFYYQDEPILPTFSAEFLEMKDGETIDVLGRRNFRPTAATLSTLITLPLVVDGEKPVVLKVEKDCTEDGALYYLIG